Sequence from the Drosophila subpulchrella strain 33 F10 #4 breed RU33 chromosome 3R, RU_Dsub_v1.1 Primary Assembly, whole genome shotgun sequence genome:
TTGCCAAATCAAATAAGTAAATTTTATAAGAATTTTAATGACAGATGTAAGGGTTATTGATAAATAACCTCAAGcataaattgtaaatttatCAAGAACTTCACATAATCCGGATCTATTTTTCCAGGGGAGCTGATAAACCCTGTGATTTTGCCAGCAACTTTCCGAACCATTATCAAGCGACCTGCAAGCAGCACTATATACAGCAGACCATGGTCAGTATTCAGGGTGACGACGTGGGTCAGGCGCCCTTTAGGTTTCCCTCCTGCTGCAAGTGCGCCCTGAAAATCGTGTGAATCTGCAGACTGGGGGTTCTCCAGTCGAATGTTGCGTAAATGTGATTTTGAGGTAAGCCCACAATTTATTTGTACATTGAATTTGAAAAGGGGGACAAGAACTGAAAACGACTAACTGGATCCTTGGGACTCGCAACGCTTCACTTGACCAACTTGCGCAGGGTCCAGCCGACGGCGTAGAATCCCACCAGTTTCAGGGCCATGCCCTTGCCTTCGGCCTTCACCAGGCACTTGAACTTGTTCTCAAAATTTCCAACAGCGCGTTCCATCGTTGATATCAGCAAACAATTGTTGGCTCAACAAAATatgttaaaatgtttattttttgaagaGAACTTTTTCAACGAATTCAAATTATATTCAAGAGCGTTTGCTGTGATCGGGACAGACTGATTTTTAAGACTAAGACTTCAAGACAAACGATTCTCAACTGCATTTGCCACTAGCACCTTGACAACTAGATctctaaaatttttaattatttttatctcTTCTCTTTGCAGCCTCAAGTTGCACCCATCACATAGAATGGCAGGCCAAACTATCCAGGGGTCGttgaattattttataatctGTACTTTTGTAGTTCTCCCACGCGCACacaaaatacatttgtaaTTTGCTCTCGAGTGCAGAATCCACACATAGACTAATGTGCATATTAATTAAGAGTTTTAAATCGAGTCACTGTAAACATATTCGTGTCATACATTCGTTTTTGGCTTCCTCGTCTAATGTCTAAGCTAGAAATGCATGCAATTAATTAGTCctagaatataaaaataccaacaaaaaaataaaaaaaatatccatAAAATGTATGTTAAAAGAA
This genomic interval carries:
- the LOC119561354 gene encoding uncharacterized protein LOC119561354 gives rise to the protein MERAVGNFENKFKCLVKAEGKGMALKLVGFYAVGWTLRKLVK